In Castanea sativa cultivar Marrone di Chiusa Pesio chromosome 6, ASM4071231v1, a single window of DNA contains:
- the LOC142640690 gene encoding uncharacterized protein LOC142640690, protein MEAARMRASVRASATARKKEEEKKEKGKEGASSSAPKVIGKGAPRRKTNGKDDRPSKKACVTSGEKQPKKPLPPKLSHGSGKGLMTSSDPITQGTHCLLTHKIYAVEMVESIIKETNVDPCVEQEMEELRASGVFYLSRALVRMKVLRDRCVAEEGVISQAQ, encoded by the exons ATGGAAGCAGCCAGGATGAGGGCATCGGTGAGGGCGTCAGCTACGGCACGtaagaaggaggaggagaagaaggagaaggGGAAAGAAGGGGCATCCTCATCAGCCCCTAAGGTCATTGGGAAAGGGGCGCCTAGGAGGAAAACTAACGGGAAGGATGACCGTCCTTCTAAGAAAGCATGTGTCACCTCTGGGGAGAAGCAGCCTAAGAAACCGTTGCCTCCCAAGCTAAGCCATGGATCTGGAAAAGGCTTAATGACATCATCCGACCCCATCACCCAGGGAACCCATTGTCTTCTTACACACAAAATATACGCTGTGGAGATGGTTGAATCAATCATCAAGGAGACAAATGTGGATCCTTGTGTTGAGCAGGAGATGGAGGAGCTCAGAGCATCAGGTGTTTTTTACCTCTCCAGG GCACTAGTGCGCATGAAGGTGCTCCGAGACAGGTGCGTTGCTGAGGAAGGGGTAATCAGTCAAGCGCAATGA